A genomic region of Dactylococcopsis salina PCC 8305 contains the following coding sequences:
- a CDS encoding adenosine deaminase, giving the protein MALYADLHRHLGGSVVPRVLWRYFQRHDAELSARFPDYYEFEDFYTRPRNTLNEYLELHTLVESVQTPETLPYFIYRLIRGAYVFENLAYLELRYTPYLRTDQSLDTKQRIDQMRDVVKIVGEATKVGEYPMITSQILCMHSRLSYEVNRAIVDLAADHPEYVCAVDLAGGDELYADQLDELKKLYHYARSRNLKTTGHVYETTNGLYPQLLPYLMRIGHGIQIPLKHPELLPELAERGQCLEVCPTTYTKTGTLDNLSQLKTVFDRCFEAGVDIAICTDNAGLHNVRLPFEYENLLTLDVIGFEQLQACQEAAFRHAFAWPYSQPPASLLTGLLQGRYD; this is encoded by the coding sequence GTGGCACTGTATGCAGATTTACATCGTCATCTCGGAGGTTCGGTTGTGCCGCGAGTTTTATGGCGCTATTTCCAACGCCATGATGCGGAGTTAAGCGCGAGGTTTCCAGACTATTACGAGTTTGAAGATTTTTATACCCGTCCTCGTAATACCTTAAATGAGTATCTAGAATTACATACGTTGGTGGAAAGTGTCCAAACCCCTGAGACGTTACCTTATTTTATTTATCGCTTGATTCGTGGGGCTTATGTGTTTGAAAATCTCGCTTATCTCGAATTACGTTATACGCCCTATTTACGCACGGATCAAAGTTTAGATACCAAACAACGCATTGATCAAATGCGCGATGTTGTGAAGATTGTTGGGGAAGCAACCAAAGTGGGAGAATATCCCATGATTACCAGTCAAATCCTTTGTATGCACTCCCGCCTCTCTTATGAAGTGAACCGCGCCATTGTGGATTTAGCGGCAGATCATCCCGAATATGTGTGCGCTGTGGATTTAGCAGGCGGTGATGAACTCTATGCCGATCAATTGGACGAGTTAAAAAAATTATATCACTATGCCCGATCGCGCAACCTCAAAACTACGGGTCATGTTTATGAAACCACTAATGGTTTATATCCCCAATTATTGCCCTATTTAATGCGAATTGGACACGGGATTCAGATTCCCCTCAAACATCCCGAATTACTCCCAGAATTGGCGGAAAGAGGGCAATGTTTAGAAGTTTGTCCCACCACCTACACCAAGACAGGAACATTAGATAATTTATCACAACTCAAAACCGTATTCGATCGATGCTTTGAAGCAGGTGTCGATATCGCCATCTGTACCGACAACGCAGGGTTACATAATGTTCGGCTTCCCTTTGAATATGAAAACCTCCTCACCCTTGATGTCATTGGCTTTGAGCAACTCCAAGCCTGTCAAGAAGCCGCCTTTCGCCATGCGTTCGCCTGGCCCTATAGTCAACCCCCCGCCTCCCTATTAACGGGATTATTACAAGGACGATATGATTAA
- a CDS encoding helix-turn-helix domain-containing protein, with translation MTRTTNQNLTDITNIFPFVIKTEEQYNKALSITESLFFKENRNQEEEQALDVWTVLIEMYENQQFSLGSEATPVSILNTLMESQGITQADLVREEIGSSGVVSEIVNNKRTISNKQAKKLAKIFHVSPEVFIYFDY, from the coding sequence ATGACCCGTACTACTAATCAAAATCTAACAGATATTACTAATATATTCCCTTTTGTTATTAAAACAGAAGAGCAATATAACAAAGCGTTGTCTATTACGGAGAGTCTTTTCTTCAAAGAAAATCGAAATCAAGAAGAGGAACAAGCACTTGATGTTTGGACTGTTTTAATTGAGATGTATGAAAATCAACAGTTTTCTCTTGGGTCTGAAGCGACTCCTGTTTCTATTTTAAATACTCTGATGGAATCACAAGGGATTACTCAAGCTGATTTAGTCCGCGAAGAAATTGGCTCAAGTGGAGTGGTTTCTGAAATCGTGAATAACAAGCGAACGATTAGTAATAAACAAGCTAAAAAGTTAGCTAAAATTTTTCATGTTTCTCCTGAAGTTTTCATCTATTTCGATTATTAG
- a CDS encoding type II toxin-antitoxin system HigB family toxin: MRIISYKTLRVAANKHPDLRQSLDDWYKIAKSANWTSLNDVRKTFKSADSIGNFTVFNIKGNHYRLIVGIDYQKQIIFIKYVLTHAEYDKEAWKNDPYY, encoded by the coding sequence ATGAGGATTATCAGTTACAAAACTCTCCGAGTCGCTGCCAATAAACATCCTGATTTAAGACAATCTTTAGATGACTGGTATAAGATTGCTAAAAGTGCTAATTGGACAAGCCTTAATGATGTCCGAAAAACGTTTAAGAGTGCAGATTCGATCGGCAATTTTACAGTATTTAACATTAAGGGAAATCATTATCGTCTCATTGTAGGAATTGATTATCAAAAACAAATAATCTTCATCAAGTATGTTCTCACTCATGCTGAGTATGATAAGGAGGCTTGGAAAAATGACCCGTACTACTAA
- a CDS encoding XisH family protein: MQYKEVRLLADLAGEKAIAATKEEQKVVIEVKSFVGRSPMREFQTALGQYLIYRTFIEQTHADYKIYLAVNQDIYDQFFQQIAIQLILTTYQLLLLIVDLNTEEVRRWIN; this comes from the coding sequence ATTCAATATAAAGAGGTTAGGCTACTGGCTGATCTTGCTGGAGAAAAGGCGATCGCTGCAACAAAAGAAGAGCAAAAAGTTGTGATTGAGGTGAAGAGTTTTGTTGGTCGTTCTCCAATGCGGGAATTTCAAACGGCTTTGGGTCAATACCTAATTTATAGAACTTTTATTGAGCAGACGCACGCTGACTATAAAATTTATTTAGCGGTCAATCAAGATATTTACGATCAATTTTTTCAACAAATTGCGATTCAGTTAATTTTGACAACTTATCAACTTTTATTATTAATTGTTGATTTGAATACAGAGGAAGTTAGACGATGGATCAATTAA
- a CDS encoding XisI protein: protein MDQLNHYQTIIKKILTEYHKIFLQVSDPDVDEVLIFDDERCHYIWLNIGWKDGEKVNAMSVYVRLKNNKIYIEEDWTEEGIANELIREGIAKEEIVLAFYSPEHRKFTDCAIA from the coding sequence ATGGATCAATTAAATCATTACCAAACAATCATCAAGAAAATCTTAACGGAATATCATAAAATTTTCTTACAAGTCTCTGACCCCGATGTCGATGAAGTATTAATTTTTGATGATGAACGATGTCACTATATTTGGTTAAATATCGGTTGGAAAGATGGAGAAAAAGTTAATGCAATGTCGGTTTATGTTCGTCTTAAAAATAATAAAATTTACATTGAGGAAGATTGGACAGAAGAAGGAATTGCGAATGAATTAATCAGAGAAGGGATTGCTAAAGAAGAGATTGTGTTAGCTTTTTATTCTCCTGAACATCGTAAGTTTACTGATTGTGCGATCGCATAA
- a CDS encoding type II toxin-antitoxin system Phd/YefM family antitoxin, whose product MKSYTLTQTRNRHGEVFDRAKIEPVLVTKQERPSHVILSAEAYQKLIARLEELEDVSWGKAAQTAFNESSMVGTDQFTTALEKIANG is encoded by the coding sequence ATGAAAAGCTACACATTAACCCAAACTCGTAACCGACATGGAGAAGTATTCGATCGCGCTAAAATCGAGCCGGTGCTAGTGACTAAACAAGAAAGACCAAGTCACGTCATTCTTTCTGCGGAAGCGTACCAGAAACTAATTGCCAGACTGGAAGAGTTAGAGGATGTAAGTTGGGGTAAGGCAGCACAAACGGCTTTCAATGAATCTTCAATGGTAGGAACCGATCAATTTACCACAGCTTTAGAGAAAATTGCCAATGGTTGA